The Oncorhynchus mykiss isolate Arlee chromosome 8, USDA_OmykA_1.1, whole genome shotgun sequence genome includes the window ctgccccaggacccagctacctgcctcctcctgtgtatgaccttctgcctgcccctggacccagctacctgcctcctcctgtgtatgaccttctgcctgcccctggacccagctacctgcctcctcctgtgcatgaccttctgcctgcccctggacccagctacctgcctcctcctgtgtatgaccttctgcctgcccctggacccaggtacctgcctcctcctgtgtatgaccttctgcctgcccctggacccagctacctgcctcctcctgtgtatgaccttctgcctgcccctggaccccgctacctgcccctggacccagctacctgcctcctcctgtgtatgaccttctgcctgcccctggacccagctacctacctcctcctgtgtatgaccttctgcctgcccctggacccagctacctgcctcctcctgtgtatgaccttctgcctgcccctggaccccgctacctgcccctggacccagctacctgcctcctcctgtgtatgaccttctgcctgcccctggacccagctacctacctcctcctgtgtatgaccttctgcctgcccctggacccagctacctgcctcctcctgtgtatgaccttctgcctgcccctggaccccgctacctgcccctggacccagctacctgcctcctcctgtgtatgaccttctgcctgcccctggacccagctacctacctcctcctgtgtatgaccttctgcctgcccctggacccaggtacctgcctcctcctgtgtatgaccttctgcctgcccctggacccagctacctgcctcctcctgtgtatgaccttctgcctgcccctggacccagctacctacctcctcctgtgtatgaccttctgcctgcccctggacccagctacctgcctcctcctgtgtatgaccttctgcctgcccctggacccagctacctgcctcctccaaTGAACACCTGCTGTGCCCTGCTCTttaaaccagctctctgtctcccatcgtgttcattacacaATCTAGCAACATATTACCTTAGAGTGAAATGTAAGCACTAGCTGCATAGCTTTTGACCCCGAGCCACTCATACCAATCGTGTATATATTATAAAAATCAATAACACACAACCTTATTTCAGGGTTCTCCACCAGGGTTTTGGACTCCGGGATAGTTGTATTTTTTAACACCTGTAACTGccatttcctgcaatctagagcaaAACATTGCCATAAATGATAACATAAAGTTtctcacatacatacatacatacatacacaaactaccagtcaaaagcttggacactcattcaaggggttttctttatttttactattttctacattgtagaatagtgaagacatcaaaactatgaaataacacatgaaatcatgtaaccaaaagtgttaaacaaatcaatattttatgagattcttcaaagtagacacccttttccttgataacagctttgcacactcttggcattctctcaaccagcttcatgtgttagttacctggaatgcatttcaattaacaggagtGCATTGTTAAAcgttaatttatggaatttctttcccacttaatgtgtttgagccaatcagttgtgttgtgacatggtagtggtggtatacagaagatggtattttaccaaatagggctaagtccatgttatggcaagaacagctcaaataagcaaagagaaacgacagtccatctttactttaagacatgaaggtcggtcaatcttgaaaattaagaactttgaacttttcttcaagtgcagtcgcaaaaaccttcaaacactatgatgaaactgtctctcatgaggaccgccacaggaaaggaagactcagagttacctttACTGCTGAGGttaagttcagtagagttaccagcctcagaaattgcagctcaaataaatgcttcagagttcaagtaacagacatctcaacatcaactgttcagaaaagactgcgtgaatcagaccgtcatggttgaattgctggaaagaaaccactactaaaggacaccaataagaagaagagacttgcttgggccaagaaacacgagcaatggacattagaccggtggaaatctgtcctttggtctgatgggtccatattttttatttttggttccaaccgccatgtctttgtgagacgcagagtaggtgaatggatgatctccacatgtctagttcccaccgtgaagcatggaggaggtgtgatggtgtcggggtgctttgctggtgacactgtctgtgatttatttgaattcaaggcacacttaaccagcatggctaccacagcattctgcagcgatacagcgtcccatctggtttggcttagtgggactatcatttgtttttaacaggacaatgacccagatcacctgacctcaacccaattgagatggtttaggatgagttggactgcagagtgaaggaaaagcaaccaacaaatgctcagcatatgtgggaactccttcaagactgttggaaaagcatttcaggtgactacctcatgaagtcaGTTGcaagaatgcaaagctgtcatcaaagcaaaggtggccactttgaagaatcttaaatatattttcatttgtttaacacatttttggttactatatgactccacacacacacacacagttttgatgtcttcactattattctacaatgtagaaaatagtaaaaataaagaaaaaccctttgagtaggtgtgtccaaacttttgactggtactatataaaATTGCATAGTGGCTCAGCCGGCCCACAAGGTGCCGCAGCCGGCCCACAAGGTGGCTCAGCTCAGCCGGCCCGCAAGGTGGCTCAGCCGGCCCACAAGGTGGCTCAGCTCAGCCGGCCCGCAAGGTGGCTCAGCTCAGCCGGCCCGCAAGGTGGCTCAGCCCAGCCGGCCCGCAAGGTGGCTCGGCTCAGCCGGCCCGCAAGGTGGCTCAGCCGGCCCGCAAGGTGGCTCAGCTCAGCCGGCCCGCAAGGTGGCTCAGCTCAGCCGGCCCGCAAGGTGGCTCAGCTCAGCCGGCCCGCAAGGTGGCTCAGCCGGCCCGCAAGGTGGCTCAGCCGGCCCGCAAGGTAGCTCAGCTCAGCCGGCCCGCAAGGTGGCTCAGCTCAGCCGGCCCGCAAGGTGGCTCAGCCGGCCCCGCAACGTGGCTCAGCCGGCCCCGCAACGTGGCTCAGCCGGCCCCGCAACGTGGCGCAGCCGGCCCCGCAAGGTGGCGCAGAGTCCCTCTTATATTATTTAGGGGAGAACCATGATATTTAGAAAGTAAATTATAAAAACCACAGAGACACTCTTCAAATTCCCCTTTTCAatcaagtaaaataaaaaaaataaacattatttcCCCAACAGGATACGGTGTAAAATCAGTGTTCTGCAACTGTGTACAACAACAAGTATTTACATACCAAGTTCCAGCCTCTAATTTGGGTTGAACAACATTAAAACACGTCCTATATGCAACTAGTCAGTCGAATAGAATTTGAAATCTCCACggtacataaaaataaaaacaaaagtaAAACTTGCAGTAAAATATAACGACTAAAACACGATAAGTAACATGATATAACAAGAGATATTCATCTGTATAAAAACCTGAGGTATGTGTGCTGTGAGAGGGTAAACAGTTGAGAACTAAcatgaaaaaaaaatacatattattACAATGAGCATCACTtacagttacagtcacagaaCAGAGAATACATGACGACATCAACAGTATCGATCGTTGAGGACCCTGGAGTAGTGAGCACGGTAGGGGTCAATTCAATTTCAGGAAGTACAATTAAATTCCATTTCTTTTCAAATAGGAAAATTTGCCATTGGAAATTCCAATCTGAGCCGAtaggaatttaaatggaattcatCCCCAACATGGGCGGACTGGGACCAGACATCAGCCCTGAGGTTTCAAACACTGGACCATTATTTTCCATTGAGGCCCCCACAACAGCCCATTATTTTCATTGAGGCCCCCCACAACAGCCCATTATTTTCATTGAGGCCCCCACAACAGCCCATTATTTTCATTGAGGCCCCCCACAACAGCCCATTATTTTCATTGAGGCCCCCACAACAGCCCATTATTTTCCTTGAGGCCCCACAAAAGGCAATTTTTTTCTTGTTGCTTGAAGTCCCAAAACTGGACCATTTTTCCCCCCTCAAAGGTAAAAGGGCAGCACCGAACCGCAGCAGGAAAAATGGTGACCACGCTGCAATGATCTCTGTCGGGACCCGCAGGTCCTAGGGGACGCTTATAAAACAAGAGAAAGTGCCAGGTCTCTCCCACACTGCTCTCTTCAAACTACATCTAGGTCTATTGGCTGGTATATCCCAGTAGCCTAATATAAAAACGGGCCACGTGAGAATGTCTGGTAATTTAAAACTTATCTCTTACATTATTTTCGTGCATTTTGCTATTGCAAAATGACTTCGGGACCATGGCGGGCAAGTGAGCtgctttgtcacatgcgcctaaAGTCCCATTGCAAGACTGCGTTTGGGTTCGGGGACCAGCGGTTGGGTTCGGGGACCAGGTCTTGCGGTTGGGTACGGGACCAGTTCTTGCGTTTGGGACCAGTTCTTGCGGTTGGGTTCGGGACCAGTTCTTGCGGTTGGGTTCGGGACCAGTTCTTGCGGTTGGGTTCGGGGACCAGGTCTTGCGGTTGGGTTCGGGGACCAGGTCTTGCGTTTGGGACCAGTTCTTGCGGTTGGGTTCTGGGGACCAGTTCTTGCGGTTGGGTTCGGGGACCAGTTCTTGCGGTTGGGTTCGGGGACTAGTTCTTGCGTTTGGGTTCTGGGGACCAGTTCTTGCGTTTGAGTTCGGGACCAGTTCTTGCGGTTAGGGTTCTGGGGACCAGGTCTTGCGGTTGGGTTCTGGGGACCAGTTCTTGCGGTTGGGTTCGGGACCAGTTCTTGCGGTTGGGTTCGGGACCAGTTCTTGCGGTTGGGTTCGGGACCAGTTCTTGCGGTTGGGTTCGGGGACCAGTTCTTGCGGTTGGGTTCGGGACCAGGTCTTGCGGTAGCAGGTGGGAGTCGGGACAGAAAGCCAGCGATTGTGTGGGCAGGCTCAGTATGGCGGGATTAATTCATCAATCCTGCGTAGACCTCTACCTCAATGATCCATCCTGCGTAGACCTCTACCTCAATGATGCATCCTGCGTAGACCTCTACCTCAATGATCCATCCTGCGTAGACCTCTACCTCAATGATCGATCCTGCGTAGACCTCTACCTCAATGATCCAGCTGGCGTAGACCTCTACCTCAATGATCCAGCTGGCGTAGACCTCTACCTCAATGATCCAGCTGGCGTAGACCTCTACCTCAATGATCCAGCTGGCGTAGACCTCTACCTCAATGATCCAGCTGGCGTAGACCTCTACCTCAATGATCCAGCTGGCGTAGACCTCTACCTCAATGATCCAGCTGGCGTAGACCTCTACCTCAATGATCCAGCTGGCGTAGACCTCTACCTCAATGAAACCACACCGGCCCATTCCATTATTAGCCAGATAGTTATAACAAGttagacaggcccactgggcTAAAAATGTACCAGCCCATATGGAATTTGCCCGAAATGCCAGATTGCGAGTCCGCCGCCGGATCCCAAACCTGGTAGCGAGTATCAGCAGCATTGTGTGGATATTCACTAGTTTGTTATAGTCTGGTTCcagatgtgtttgtgttgttattgaccataggagttggcaaggcaGTTGGCAaggcagcacaaacagatctggaaccaggctagtcTGGTATGCAGTTGAAATAAAGACAGCCACTGTGTTTGGTTTTTCTTGCATGACATACATGTTGCTGAGGTAACTGAACGACATACAGGTTGCTGAGGTAACTGAACGACATACAGGTTGCTGAGGTAACTGAACGACATACAGGTTGCTGAGGTAACTGAACGACATACAGGTTGCTGAGGTAACTGAACGACATACAGGTTGCTGAGGTAACTGAACG containing:
- the LOC118965578 gene encoding uncharacterized protein LOC118965578 isoform X2, which produces MLLPQQPVCCYLSNLYVVQLPQQPLSFSYLSNLYVVQLPQQLVCRSVTSATCMSFSYLSNLYVVQLPQQPLSFSYLSNLYVVQLPQQPLCRSVTSATSMSFSYLSNLYVVQLPQQPVCRSVTSATCMSFSYLSNLYVVQLPQQPVCRSVTSATCMSFSYLSNLYVVQLPQQPVCRSVTSATCMSFSYLSNMYVMQEKPNTVAVFISTAYQTSLVPDLFVLPCQLPCQLLWSITTQTHLEPDYNKLVNIHTMLLILATRFGIRRRTRNLAFRANSIWAGTFLAQWACLTCYNYLANNGMGRCGFIEVEVYASWIIEVEVYASWIIEVEVYASWIIEVEVYASWIIEVEVYASWIIEVEVYASWIIEVEVYASWIIEVEVYASWIIEVEVYAGLMN
- the LOC118965578 gene encoding uncharacterized protein LOC118965578 isoform X1, producing the protein MLLPQQPVCCYLSNLYVVQLPQQPLSFSYLSNLYVVQLPQQLVCRSVTSATCMSFSYLSNLYVVQLPQQPLSFSYLSNLYVVQLPQQPLCRSVTSATSMSFSYLSNLYVVQLPQQPVCRSVTSATCMSFSYLSNLYVVQLPQQPVCRSVTSATCMSFSYLSNLYVVQLPQQPVCRSVTSATCMSFSYLSNMYVMQEKPNTVAVFISTAYQTSLVPDLFVLPCQLPCQLLWSITTQTHLEPDYNKLVNIHTMLLILATRFGIRRRTRNLAFRANSIWAGTFLAQWACLTCYNYLANNGMGRCGFIEVEVYASWIIEVEVYASWIIEVEVYASWIIEVEVYASWIIEVEVYASWIIEVEVYASWIIEVEVYASWIIEVEVYAGSIIEVEVYAGWIIEVEVYAGCIIEVEVYAGWIIEVEVYAGLMN